A single region of the Ziziphus jujuba cultivar Dongzao chromosome 10, ASM3175591v1 genome encodes:
- the LOC107412548 gene encoding large ribosomal subunit protein uL3y — protein sequence MSHRKFEHPRHGSLGFLPRKRASHHRGKVKAFPKDDPTKACRLTAFLGYKAGMTHIVREVEKPGSKLHKKETCEAVTVVETPPMVIVGVVGYIKTAHGLRCLNTVWAQYLSEEVKRRFYKNWCKSKKKAFTKYSKKYETEDGKKDIQVQLDKIKKYCSVIRVLAHTQIRKMKGLKQKKAHLMEIQVNGGDIAKKVDYAYSLFEKQIPVDAVFQKDEMIDIIGVTKGKGYEGVVTRWGVTRLPRKTHRGLRKVACIGAWHPARVSFTVARAGQNGYHHRTEMNKKVYKLGKSGQESHSAITEFDRTEKDITPMGGFPHYGVVKEDYLLIKGCCVGTKKRVVTLRQSLLKQTSRVSMEEIKVKFIDTSSKFGHGRFQTTEEKAKFYGRLKA from the exons ATGTCGCACCGCAAATTTGAACACCCAAGACATGGCTCATTGGGATTTCTTCCCAGAAAAAGAGCCTCGCATCATCGTGGAAAAG TGAAGGCCTTTCCCAAAGATGATCCAACAAAAGCTTGCAGATTAACTGCTTTCCTGGGATACAAAGCTGGGATGACTCATATTGTTAGAGAAGTTGAGAAACCAGGATCGA aactcCACAAGAAGGAAACATGTGAGGCAGTAACTGTTGTTGAAACACCACCAATGGTGATTGTTGGTGTTGTTGGTTATATCAAGACAGCCCATGGCCTCCGCTGCCTGAACACTGTTTGGGCCCAATATCTTAGTGAGGAGGTGAAGAGGAGATTCTACAAGAACTGGTGCAAATCCAAGAAGAAGGCTTTCACCAAGTATTCAAAGAAATATGAAACTGAAGATGGGAAGAAAGATATCCAGGTTCAATTGGATAAAATCAAGAAATACTGCTCTGTAATTCGTGTTTTGGCTCATACCCAG ATTAGGAAAATGAAGGGATTGAAGCAGAAGAAAGCCCATCTTATGGAAATTCAGGTGAATGGTGGAGATATTGCAAAGAAGGTTGACTATGCTTACAGTCTTTTTGAGAAGCAGATTCCTGTTGATGCTGTTTTCCAGAAAGATGAGATGATTGACATTATTGGTGTCACCAAGGGAAAAGGCTATGAGGGTGTGGTTACTCGCTGGGGTGTTACACGTCTCCCTCGTAAGACCCACCGTGGGCTACGTAAAGTAGCTTGTATTGGTGCCTGGCATCCAGCTAGGGTTTCATTTACAGTTGCCAGGGCTGGACAGAATGGTTACCATCATCGTACGGAGATGAACAAGAAAGTTTACAAGCTTGGAAAATCTGGACAGGAGTCTCATTCTGCTATAACTGAATTTGACAG GACTGAGAAAGATATTACTCCAATGGGAGGTTTCCCTCATTACGGTGTAGTGAAAGAGGATTACCTGCTGATAAAGGGATGCTGTGTAGGGACTAAAAAGCGTGTAGTTACCTTGAGGCAGTCACTACTGAAGCAAACATCCAGGGTTTCCATGGAAGAGATTAAGGTCAAGTTCATTGACACATCATCCAAATTTGGCCATGGTCGTTTCCAGACGACGGAGGAGAAGGCAAAGTTTTATGGACGCCTCAAGGCTTGA